A genomic window from Gossypium hirsutum isolate 1008001.06 chromosome D12, Gossypium_hirsutum_v2.1, whole genome shotgun sequence includes:
- the LOC107947536 gene encoding soluble inorganic pyrophosphatase 1 — protein sequence MAEGEANANETSRQAPKLNERILSSLSRRSVAAHPWHDLEIGPDAPNVFNCVVEIAKGSKVKYELDKKTGMIKVDRVLYSSVVYPHNYGFIPRTLCEDNDPLDCLVIMQEPVVPGCFVRARALGLMPMIDQGEKDDKIIAVCADDPEYKHYTDIKELPPHRLTEIKRFFEDYKKNENKEVAVNDILPSSTAFEAIQHSMDLYGEYLLQTLSK from the exons aTGGCTGAAGGAGAAGCAAATGCAAATGAAACTTCACGTCAAGCACCAAAGTTGAATGAAAGGATCCTTTCATCTTTATCAAGGAGATCAGTTGCTGCACATCCTTGGCATGATCTTGAGATTG GGCCCGATGCTCCGAATGTTTTCAACTGT GTTGTTGAGATAGCAAAAGGTAGTAAGGTCAAATATGAACTTGACAAGAAAACCGGAATGATTAAG GTCGATCGAGTTCTGTATTCTTCGGTGGTATATCCACACAACTACGGTTTCATCCCTCGTACACTATGCGAAGACAACGATCCATTGGATTGTTTGGTTATAATGCAG GAACCTGTTGTTCCCGGATGTTTCGTGCGAGCCAGAGCACTTGGACTAATGCCAATGATTGACCAG GGGGAGAAAGATGATAAGATCATTGCAGTTTGTGCCGATGATCCTGAATACAAACACTACACTGATATCAAAGAACTTCCTCCCCACCGCCTTACCGAGATCAAACGTTTCTTCGAAGACT ACAAGAAAAATGAGAACAAAGAGGTAGCAGTGAATGACATTTTACCTTCAAGCACTGCATTTGAAGCCATACAGCATTCAAT GGACCTGTATGGAGAGTACCTTCTGCAAACTCTGAGTAAATAG